A genomic region of Microbacterium schleiferi contains the following coding sequences:
- a CDS encoding glycosyltransferase family 2 protein codes for MRTLDYTDTWLIVPLYNEATVVRQVVAEARRTFPNIVCIDDGSSDDSVAEALAGGATVLRHPINLGQGAAIQTGIVFARRQAGAEYFVTFDSDGQHKVADAAAMVDRLREEPIDIIFGSRFLDDRTNASGLKKLVLRTAVLFERLSTGVRLTDAHNGLRAFNRSAARALQITQNRMAHASEIVSQVGKKHLRYAEHPVEIVYTDYSRAKGQSLWNSVNILSELFIK; via the coding sequence GTGAGAACGCTCGACTACACAGATACGTGGCTGATCGTGCCGCTCTACAACGAGGCGACCGTCGTGCGGCAGGTTGTAGCAGAGGCTCGGCGCACGTTTCCGAACATCGTATGCATAGACGATGGAAGCTCCGATGACTCCGTAGCGGAGGCGCTCGCGGGAGGTGCGACGGTGCTTCGTCACCCGATCAACCTGGGTCAGGGGGCTGCAATTCAGACGGGGATCGTCTTCGCGCGACGCCAGGCAGGCGCGGAGTACTTTGTGACTTTCGATTCTGATGGTCAGCACAAGGTGGCAGACGCGGCGGCGATGGTTGACCGCTTGCGTGAGGAGCCGATCGACATCATCTTCGGGTCGCGATTCCTCGATGATCGCACGAACGCCAGCGGGCTGAAGAAACTCGTGTTGCGGACTGCTGTCTTGTTCGAGCGCCTTTCCACCGGAGTGCGCTTGACAGACGCACATAATGGGCTGCGCGCCTTCAACAGGAGTGCCGCCCGTGCCCTACAAATAACCCAAAACCGCATGGCGCACGCGAGCGAGATTGTCTCCCAGGTCGGCAAGAAACATTTGAGATATGCGGAGCACCCCGTAGAGATCGTGTACACCGATTACTCACGGGCGAAGGGGCAATCGCTCTGGAACTCCGTCAACATTCTCAGCGAACTATTCATCAAGTAG
- a CDS encoding DUF2304 domain-containing protein, with the protein MSDQLIIKFLLIGAFLVMGFVLLKSGGSARTQALRTITLLMLLAAAVYAVLFPAVINDLAQLVGVGRGTDLLLYVFLVVFVANALTTVRRRRAQDAQITQLAREIALRSPESLGDQGQRFE; encoded by the coding sequence ATGTCTGATCAGTTGATAATCAAGTTCCTCTTGATAGGTGCTTTTCTTGTTATGGGTTTCGTCCTGCTCAAGTCCGGAGGATCGGCGCGGACGCAAGCCCTACGAACGATTACTCTCCTGATGCTGCTGGCGGCTGCGGTGTACGCGGTGCTATTCCCCGCCGTCATTAACGACTTGGCACAATTGGTTGGCGTCGGTCGCGGCACAGACCTCCTCCTCTACGTGTTCCTCGTAGTATTCGTGGCGAACGCGCTTACCACAGTCCGGAGGCGCCGCGCCCAGGACGCCCAGATCACGCAACTCGCGAGGGAGATCGCTCTGCGAAGTCCCGAGAGTCTAGGAGATCAGGGGCAGAGATTTGAGTGA
- a CDS encoding ABC transporter permease encodes MEWDQSVTTDSARARYERLEQWPLRPVTERSGFWGSAKAVFAQRQLLGGLIRRDIKARYKDSVLGMLWTLINPIVQLVVYYVVMGQFLGAARGIPNFAIYIFSGLTIFVLFSETLTGTTASIVANSGLVKKVYIPREVFPLASMGSALFTFAVQLVVLLIACVLLGGLPSGWDLLYFFPSVLVVAVYGLAFGLLLSALNVYLRDVQYLTQILLMLAMWASPIVYGWTMVGDVIQRASVPAWLLEVYTNNPLTLAVLGFHKAFWAAGSSSDYPEGLALRMGIAVLIGLVLIWIFQRVFARLQGNFAQEL; translated from the coding sequence ATGGAATGGGATCAATCTGTGACAACTGATAGCGCTCGCGCGCGATACGAGAGACTCGAGCAGTGGCCGCTTCGCCCTGTCACGGAACGGTCCGGGTTCTGGGGCTCCGCCAAGGCAGTGTTCGCGCAGCGCCAGCTTCTTGGCGGTTTGATTCGACGAGACATCAAGGCACGGTACAAGGACAGCGTGCTCGGCATGCTTTGGACGCTGATCAACCCCATCGTCCAACTTGTTGTCTACTACGTCGTGATGGGTCAGTTCCTCGGGGCCGCCCGGGGAATCCCCAACTTCGCCATCTACATTTTCTCTGGCCTGACGATCTTTGTACTTTTCAGCGAGACGTTGACCGGCACCACAGCTTCGATCGTGGCCAACTCTGGACTGGTCAAGAAGGTGTACATTCCGCGCGAGGTCTTCCCGCTTGCATCGATGGGGTCGGCGCTGTTCACCTTCGCGGTCCAGCTCGTGGTCCTCCTGATCGCCTGCGTGCTTCTCGGCGGGTTGCCATCAGGGTGGGATCTGCTGTACTTCTTCCCATCAGTGCTTGTCGTAGCCGTGTATGGCCTCGCGTTCGGACTGCTGCTTTCGGCGCTGAACGTATATTTGCGGGATGTGCAATACCTCACACAGATTCTTCTGATGTTGGCGATGTGGGCGTCGCCGATCGTCTACGGGTGGACGATGGTCGGCGACGTCATTCAGCGAGCATCAGTTCCGGCGTGGTTGCTAGAGGTGTACACCAACAACCCGCTGACTCTTGCGGTGCTTGGCTTCCACAAGGCCTTCTGGGCCGCGGGTTCCTCTTCTGACTATCCCGAGGGCTTGGCGCTCCGGATGGGTATCGCCGTTCTTATCGGCCTCGTTCTCATATGGATATTTCAGCGGGTGTTCGCGCGACTTCAAGGGAATTTCGCTCAGGAGCTCTGA
- a CDS encoding ABC transporter ATP-binding protein produces MTDSVSSPPDIVVIDDVSKTFTIRKDNSLKERVVTLGRRGRAHRETFESLRHVSFAIPAGSSIGLLGPNGSGKSTLLKVIGGIIDPTSGSVRRRGRMAALLELGAGFHPDLSGRDNVYLNASILGLSRSETDARFHEIVAFAEIEDFIDTQVKFYSSGMYVRLAFAVAIHTDPDLLLVDEVLAVGDEAFQRKCMDKIRQFQAEGRTIILVSHSAGQVMEVCDRGVVLSAGEVAFIGSAAEATKVHREILEGKRKQAFAEHEHLAEPRAYSSIAGITVNDGSGMPSSTFSPGDDLTVTLSIDHAVSHDRWNTGISIDTPQGQQVFGTGTRRLGVPHDAVTPGRVDVSYRLPAVSLAGGQYFVNAEVSDADGAPLDAMWQGASFFVPVEFRQTGTLYSEAIVAVRR; encoded by the coding sequence ATGACCGACTCAGTTTCCAGCCCCCCGGACATCGTCGTGATCGACGATGTGTCGAAGACGTTCACAATCCGTAAGGACAACTCTCTCAAGGAGAGGGTCGTCACGCTCGGCAGAAGAGGGCGCGCACATCGTGAGACCTTCGAGTCCTTGCGCCACGTTTCGTTCGCGATTCCCGCGGGATCGTCGATCGGGCTCCTCGGGCCTAACGGTTCCGGAAAGAGCACCCTCCTCAAAGTCATCGGAGGCATCATCGACCCCACTAGCGGGAGCGTTCGACGCAGAGGGCGAATGGCCGCGTTGCTAGAACTCGGAGCTGGATTTCACCCTGACCTATCTGGGCGAGACAACGTCTATCTCAACGCATCGATCCTGGGGCTATCCAGGAGCGAGACGGACGCGCGCTTTCATGAGATCGTCGCTTTCGCGGAGATCGAAGACTTCATTGATACACAGGTGAAGTTCTACTCGTCGGGCATGTACGTGCGCCTGGCGTTCGCTGTCGCTATCCACACGGACCCGGATCTGCTCCTCGTTGACGAAGTCCTCGCGGTTGGCGATGAGGCGTTCCAGCGGAAGTGTATGGACAAGATTCGCCAGTTTCAGGCGGAAGGTCGCACGATAATCCTCGTATCTCACTCCGCCGGTCAGGTCATGGAAGTGTGCGATCGAGGTGTCGTGCTCAGCGCTGGGGAAGTAGCGTTCATTGGCTCCGCCGCAGAGGCGACTAAGGTTCACCGGGAGATCCTCGAAGGCAAACGGAAGCAGGCATTCGCGGAGCATGAACACCTCGCGGAGCCGCGAGCGTACTCGTCAATCGCGGGCATCACGGTCAACGATGGCTCTGGCATGCCGAGCAGCACCTTCTCGCCCGGTGATGATCTCACCGTCACTCTCTCCATCGACCACGCCGTTTCCCACGACAGGTGGAACACTGGTATCAGCATCGACACGCCACAAGGCCAACAGGTCTTCGGTACCGGCACAAGGCGATTGGGGGTGCCCCACGACGCTGTAACACCCGGGAGAGTGGATGTGTCATATCGACTTCCCGCGGTGTCGCTCGCGGGCGGTCAGTACTTCGTCAATGCTGAAGTTTCGGATGCCGACGGAGCTCCGTTGGACGCGATGTGGCAGGGCGCCTCATTCTTCGTGCCTGTGGAATTCCGACAGACTGGCACCCTTTACTCGGAGGCAATCGTCGCGGTTCGGAGATGA
- a CDS encoding NAD-dependent epimerase/dehydratase family protein, with product MRAVVTGAAGFIGSHLTQRLISDGHEVVGIDNLSDYYDPRLKKRNLSELVGKGFTLVRADLTQADLSSVLDGTDVVYHLAGQPGVRASWGESFDEYVNANVIATQRLLEEALRVRGIRIVYASSSSVYGDAESYPTNENVLPRPRSPYGVTKLAAEHLCRLYAANFGLETVSLRFFTVYGPRQRPDMAFGRFLQATLEDTEIVVYGSGEQIRDFTYVGDIVDALAAVGSGEVTPGTVYNVSGGGSHSINEVLELIADVTERTPRVRYTDVARGDVSRTKADVTSITTQFGWMPRIGLREGLTRHWEWVLSQAGHPRSRADLPSEELPPHLRTATIASE from the coding sequence ATGAGGGCAGTTGTCACGGGCGCGGCGGGTTTCATTGGCAGCCACCTAACCCAACGGCTCATAAGCGACGGCCACGAGGTCGTGGGGATCGACAACCTCTCAGACTATTACGATCCGCGCCTGAAGAAGCGCAATCTGTCCGAGCTGGTCGGCAAGGGCTTTACACTAGTGCGCGCAGACCTGACGCAAGCAGATCTGAGTAGTGTCCTCGACGGCACCGACGTGGTCTACCACCTCGCCGGCCAACCGGGCGTAAGAGCATCATGGGGCGAGTCATTCGACGAATATGTCAATGCAAACGTCATAGCAACGCAGCGACTGCTCGAAGAAGCACTGCGCGTTCGCGGCATTCGCATCGTATATGCCTCCTCGTCCTCGGTGTACGGCGACGCCGAGTCGTACCCTACTAATGAGAATGTTCTTCCGCGCCCGCGCAGTCCTTATGGAGTAACGAAGCTTGCGGCGGAGCACCTGTGCAGGCTCTACGCCGCGAACTTCGGCTTAGAGACTGTGTCGCTAAGGTTCTTCACCGTGTACGGTCCTCGGCAGCGCCCAGACATGGCTTTCGGCCGATTTCTTCAGGCGACGCTGGAAGACACGGAAATTGTGGTCTACGGCTCGGGAGAGCAGATTCGGGACTTCACATATGTTGGTGACATCGTTGACGCGCTCGCGGCCGTGGGGTCGGGAGAGGTGACGCCCGGAACGGTATATAACGTGTCTGGCGGTGGTAGCCACTCAATCAACGAGGTTCTCGAACTGATCGCGGACGTCACCGAGCGAACCCCGCGCGTGCGGTACACGGATGTAGCGCGCGGCGACGTCTCCCGCACCAAGGCCGATGTCACTTCGATCACCACGCAGTTCGGATGGATGCCGAGGATCGGTCTTCGCGAGGGCCTGACACGGCATTGGGAATGGGTACTAAGCCAGGCCGGCCACCCTAGATCACGTGCAGATCTGCCTTCGGAGGAGCTACCGCCTCATCTCCGAACCGCGACGATTGCCTCCGAGTAA
- a CDS encoding glycosyltransferase domain-containing protein, translating into MRICVYTVLLGGYDTLLEQAVAADSEADFLCFSDSRDLVSKTWRVERVDPLLPQDLHRSSREYKILGHPVLQQYDVTICIDASVLLRSTPERIVAELLPEDFDMAVLAHSYRETALDEFDEVVRLNYDDRFRVYEQLTDYAVHFPEALDARPLWGGMLIRRNSRCVAEAMRIWFYQVLRYSRRDQLSLPYALQAAGLTANVVELDNFQSELHEWPVITGRKIVQGKAPAFAHGPMVAELRRAAQRIKELEVQLADCEPAAVAALRNRIAQQTAEIEDGFAERVRLEQNIEGLRRRQWELEYVASRRRSLPRRVRKYVRALIAKLTRGRLLAGRR; encoded by the coding sequence GTGAGGATCTGCGTATACACTGTGCTCCTCGGGGGCTACGACACGCTTCTCGAACAGGCTGTAGCGGCGGATAGCGAGGCCGATTTTCTCTGCTTCTCAGACAGCCGAGACCTCGTCAGCAAGACATGGCGAGTTGAGCGAGTCGATCCGCTGCTACCACAGGACTTGCACCGCAGCTCGCGGGAGTACAAGATCCTCGGGCACCCGGTGCTTCAGCAGTATGACGTGACGATCTGTATCGACGCGTCCGTCTTGCTTCGATCGACTCCAGAACGGATCGTCGCTGAGCTCCTACCCGAGGACTTTGACATGGCCGTGCTCGCGCATAGCTATCGCGAGACCGCTCTCGACGAATTCGATGAAGTAGTCCGCCTCAATTACGACGATAGATTTAGAGTTTACGAACAGCTGACCGACTATGCGGTTCACTTTCCCGAGGCGCTCGACGCGCGGCCGCTATGGGGCGGCATGCTCATTCGACGCAACAGTCGATGCGTCGCTGAAGCGATGCGTATCTGGTTCTATCAGGTTCTCCGGTACTCGCGGCGCGACCAGCTCTCATTGCCGTATGCGCTGCAGGCGGCAGGACTGACTGCGAATGTCGTGGAACTTGACAATTTCCAGTCGGAACTGCATGAGTGGCCCGTCATCACGGGCCGCAAGATTGTGCAAGGTAAGGCCCCAGCATTCGCTCACGGCCCCATGGTTGCGGAGTTACGGCGTGCAGCCCAACGCATCAAGGAGTTGGAGGTGCAACTCGCAGACTGCGAGCCCGCGGCCGTCGCGGCACTCCGCAATCGGATAGCGCAACAAACGGCCGAGATCGAAGACGGGTTCGCCGAGCGCGTCAGGCTCGAACAGAACATCGAGGGGCTGCGGCGGCGTCAGTGGGAACTAGAGTACGTGGCCTCGCGCAGGCGCTCACTGCCCAGGCGGGTCCGAAAGTACGTGCGCGCGCTGATAGCGAAGCTCACGAGAGGGCGTCTTCTAGCTGGGAGACGATGA